A section of the Citrobacter farmeri genome encodes:
- the eptB gene encoding kdo(2)-lipid A phosphoethanolamine 7''-transferase — protein MRYITSMSQQKLSFLLAIYIGLFMNGAVYLRRFDGYAQDFTLWNGISAVVELAGTVLATFFFLRLLSLSGRAVWRVLASLLVLISAGASYYMTFMNVMIGYGIVASVMTTDIDLSKEVVGWTFVLWLVAVSIIPLIFIWFNRSTDTLWRQLCTPKVRWRSALIVLMAGLLVWVPIRLLEMHQKRADRIAGVDMPSYGGVLANSYLPSNWLSALGLYAWAQVDESSDNKSLINPAKKFTYTPTQNLDDTWVIFIIGETTRWDHMGMLGYDRDTTPKLAKEKNLVMYRGYSCDTATKLSLRCMFVRQGGAEDNPQRTLKEQNVFAVLKQLGFSSDLYAMQSEMWFYSNTMADNIAYREQIAAEPRNRGKAVDDMLLVNEVDRSLQENPQGKHLIVLHTKGSHYNYTQRYPREFAQWKPECYAIDRKCPKDLMINSYDNSITYVDHFIDTVIDRVRDKKAIVFYAADHGESINEREHLHGTPRMMAPPEQFRVPMMVWMSDKYLENPANAQAFAHLKKEAEMKVPRRHVELYDTIMGCLGYTSPDGGINENNNWCHIPDGQKSVAQ, from the coding sequence ATGAGATACATTACGTCGATGTCGCAGCAAAAGCTGAGTTTTTTGCTCGCGATCTATATCGGTCTGTTTATGAATGGCGCGGTTTACCTCCGTCGGTTTGACGGTTACGCGCAAGACTTTACCCTCTGGAATGGAATCTCCGCGGTTGTTGAACTGGCTGGCACTGTGCTGGCAACGTTTTTCTTTTTACGACTCCTGTCGCTGTCTGGCAGGGCGGTATGGCGTGTTCTGGCTTCGCTGCTGGTGCTGATTTCAGCCGGCGCAAGCTATTACATGACCTTTATGAACGTGATGATCGGTTACGGTATCGTGGCCTCAGTTATGACCACGGATATTGACCTCTCCAAAGAGGTGGTCGGCTGGACGTTCGTCCTCTGGCTGGTGGCGGTGAGTATTATCCCGCTGATCTTTATCTGGTTTAACCGTTCGACGGATACCCTCTGGCGCCAACTCTGTACGCCAAAAGTGCGCTGGCGCAGCGCGCTGATCGTGCTGATGGCGGGGCTGCTGGTCTGGGTGCCGATCCGTCTTCTGGAGATGCATCAGAAACGTGCCGATCGTATTGCGGGTGTGGATATGCCGAGCTACGGCGGCGTACTGGCGAACTCCTATCTGCCGTCAAACTGGCTGTCTGCGCTGGGCCTGTATGCCTGGGCGCAGGTAGATGAATCGTCTGATAACAAATCGCTCATCAACCCGGCGAAGAAATTCACCTATACCCCGACCCAGAACCTGGATGACACTTGGGTGATTTTCATTATTGGTGAAACCACGCGTTGGGATCATATGGGAATGTTGGGTTATGACCGCGACACCACGCCGAAGCTCGCCAAAGAGAAGAATCTGGTGATGTATCGTGGCTATTCCTGTGATACTGCGACGAAACTGTCGCTGCGCTGCATGTTCGTTCGTCAGGGCGGGGCCGAGGACAACCCCCAGCGTACGCTGAAAGAACAGAACGTTTTTGCGGTGCTCAAGCAGTTAGGCTTTAGCTCCGATCTCTACGCGATGCAGAGTGAAATGTGGTTCTACAGCAACACGATGGCCGACAACATTGCTTATCGCGAACAGATTGCCGCTGAGCCGCGTAACCGGGGTAAAGCCGTGGATGATATGCTGCTGGTGAATGAAGTTGATCGTTCGCTGCAGGAAAACCCGCAGGGTAAGCATCTGATTGTGCTGCACACCAAGGGCTCTCATTACAACTACACCCAGCGTTATCCCCGTGAGTTCGCCCAGTGGAAGCCGGAATGCTACGCTATCGATCGTAAGTGCCCGAAAGACCTGATGATTAATTCATACGATAACTCGATTACCTACGTCGATCATTTTATCGATACGGTGATTGATCGGGTACGCGATAAGAAAGCAATTGTGTTCTACGCCGCCGATCACGGTGAGTCGATCAATGAGCGGGAGCACCTGCACGGTACGCCACGCATGATGGCGCCACCGGAGCAGTTCCGCGTACCCATGATGGTCTGGATGTCGGATAAATATCTGGAAAACCCGGCCAACGCGCAGGCGTTCGCGCACCTGAAGAAGGAAGCGGAAATGAAGGTGCCGCGCCGTCATGTGGAGCTGTACGACACCATCATGGGCTGTCTCGGTTATACCTCGCCGGATGGCGGAATTAATGAGAACAACAACTGGTGTCATATCCCTGACGGACAGAAAAGCGTTGCTCAATAA
- the dppA gene encoding dipeptide ABC transporter periplasmic-binding protein DppA, with translation MSISLKKSGMLKLGLSLVAMTVAASVQAKTLVYCSEGSPEGFNPQLFTSGTTYDASSVPIYNRLVEFKTGTTEVVPGLAEKWEISEDGKTYTFHLRQGVKWQDNKEFKPTRDFNADDVVFSFDRQKNAQNPYHKVSGGSYEYFEGMGLQDLISEVKKVDDKTVQFVLTRPEAPFLADLAMDFASILSKEYADNMLKAGSPEKVDLNPIGTGPFQLQQYQKDSRILYKAFEGYWGTKPQIDRLVFSITPDASVRYAKLQKNECQVMPYPNPADIARMKQDKNINLMEQAGLNVGYLSFNTEKKPFDDVKVRQALTYAVNKDAIIKAVYQGAGVAAKNLIPPTMWGYNDDVKDYTYDPEKAKALLKEAGQDKGFTVELWAMPVQRPYNPNARRMAEMVQADWAKIGVQAKIVTYEWGEYLKRAKAGEHQAVMMGWTGDNGDPDNFFATLFSCAAAKDGSNYSRWCYKPFEDLIQPARATDDHNKRIELYKQAQVVMHDQAPALIVAHSTVYEPVRKEVKGYVVDPLGKHHFENVSVE, from the coding sequence ATGAGTATTTCCTTGAAGAAGTCAGGGATGCTGAAGCTTGGTCTGAGCCTTGTGGCTATGACTGTCGCAGCAAGTGTACAGGCTAAAACTCTGGTTTATTGTTCAGAAGGTTCTCCTGAAGGGTTTAACCCGCAGCTGTTTACCTCTGGTACAACCTATGACGCCAGCTCAGTACCTATCTATAACCGTCTGGTCGAATTCAAAACCGGCACGACTGAAGTGGTTCCGGGCCTCGCTGAGAAGTGGGAAATCAGTGAAGACGGTAAAACCTACACCTTCCACCTGCGTCAGGGCGTGAAGTGGCAGGACAATAAAGAGTTCAAACCGACGCGTGATTTCAACGCCGATGACGTGGTGTTCTCTTTCGACCGTCAGAAAAACGCACAAAACCCGTACCACAAAGTATCCGGCGGTAGCTATGAATACTTTGAAGGCATGGGCCTGCAAGACCTGATCAGTGAAGTGAAGAAAGTGGACGACAAAACCGTTCAGTTCGTGCTGACGCGTCCGGAAGCGCCGTTCCTCGCCGATCTGGCGATGGATTTCGCCTCTATTCTTTCTAAAGAATATGCTGACAATATGCTGAAAGCCGGTTCGCCGGAAAAAGTGGATCTGAACCCAATCGGTACCGGTCCGTTCCAGTTGCAGCAGTACCAGAAAGACTCCCGTATTCTCTACAAAGCGTTCGAAGGCTACTGGGGCACCAAGCCGCAGATCGACCGTCTGGTCTTCTCCATCACGCCTGACGCTTCCGTGCGTTACGCTAAACTGCAGAAGAACGAGTGCCAGGTGATGCCGTACCCGAACCCGGCTGACATCGCGCGCATGAAGCAGGACAAAAACATCAACCTGATGGAGCAGGCGGGTCTGAACGTCGGTTACCTCTCTTTCAATACCGAAAAGAAACCGTTTGATGACGTAAAAGTTCGTCAGGCGCTGACCTACGCGGTGAACAAAGACGCGATCATCAAAGCCGTTTATCAGGGCGCAGGCGTTGCTGCGAAGAATCTGATCCCGCCAACCATGTGGGGCTATAACGACGACGTGAAAGACTACACCTACGATCCTGAGAAAGCGAAAGCCCTGCTGAAAGAAGCGGGTCAGGATAAAGGCTTTACCGTTGAACTGTGGGCAATGCCAGTACAGCGTCCGTACAACCCGAACGCGCGCCGTATGGCCGAAATGGTTCAGGCCGACTGGGCGAAGATTGGCGTTCAGGCCAAGATCGTGACCTACGAGTGGGGCGAGTATCTGAAACGCGCCAAAGCGGGTGAGCATCAGGCAGTAATGATGGGCTGGACCGGCGATAACGGGGATCCGGATAACTTCTTCGCGACCCTGTTCAGCTGCGCTGCGGCGAAAGACGGCTCCAACTACTCTCGCTGGTGCTACAAGCCGTTTGAAGATCTGATTCAACCGGCGCGTGCGACCGACGACCACAACAAGCGTATTGAGCTCTACAAACAGGCTCAGGTTGTGATGCATGACCAGGCTCCGGCGCTGATCGTGGCTCACTCCACCGTGTATGAGCCAGTGCGTAAAGAAGTCAAAGGCTATGTGGTTGATCCATTAGGTAAACACCACTTCGAAAACGTCTCAGTCGAATAA
- a CDS encoding amino acid permease: MQHDTSPLSTHHASGKPGSQTLPFTRYDFGWVLLCIGMAIGAGTVLMPVQIGLKGIWVFITASLIAYPATWIVQDIYLKTLSESETCNDYTDVISHYLGKNWGVFLGVIYFLMIIHGIFIYSLSVVFDSASYIRTFGLTDADLSQSLLYKVTIFAALVAIASGGEKLLFKISGPMVVVKVGIIVVFGLAMIPHWNLSNITAFPEAPVFFRDVLLTIPFCFFSAVFIQVLNPMNIAYRKREADRVLATRMAIRTHRISYITLIAVILFFSFSFTFSITHEEAVSAFEQNISALALAAQVIPGPIIHVTSTVLNIFAVLTAFFGIYLGFHEAMKGIILNVLGRVVNVGKIPSRVITLGICAFIVTTLVIWVSFRVSVLVFFQLGSPLYGIVSCLIPFFLIYKVAPLEKLRGLKTWLILLYGILLCLSPLLKLIE, encoded by the coding sequence ATGCAGCACGACACATCACCACTTTCCACTCACCACGCATCCGGCAAACCGGGATCGCAGACTTTACCGTTTACCCGCTACGACTTTGGCTGGGTATTACTGTGCATTGGCATGGCGATTGGCGCAGGAACGGTATTAATGCCGGTACAGATTGGGTTGAAAGGCATCTGGGTTTTTATCACTGCCTCTCTGATTGCCTACCCTGCCACCTGGATCGTGCAGGATATCTACCTGAAAACGCTCTCCGAGAGCGAAACCTGCAACGACTATACCGATGTCATCAGCCATTACCTGGGGAAAAACTGGGGTGTCTTCCTTGGCGTCATCTACTTCCTGATGATTATCCACGGCATATTTATTTACTCGCTTTCCGTGGTGTTCGACAGCGCATCGTATATCCGCACCTTCGGCCTGACTGACGCCGACCTTTCGCAGTCGTTGCTCTATAAAGTGACGATTTTTGCGGCTCTGGTGGCGATCGCCTCCGGCGGCGAGAAGTTGCTTTTTAAAATCTCCGGCCCGATGGTAGTGGTGAAAGTCGGTATCATTGTGGTGTTTGGGCTGGCGATGATCCCCCACTGGAACTTGAGCAATATCACCGCCTTTCCGGAGGCCCCGGTGTTCTTTCGCGACGTGTTGCTCACGATCCCCTTCTGCTTCTTTTCGGCGGTCTTCATTCAGGTTCTCAACCCGATGAATATTGCCTATCGCAAGCGTGAAGCGGACAGAGTGCTGGCCACCCGCATGGCGATTCGCACCCACCGCATCAGCTACATCACGCTCATCGCGGTGATCCTGTTCTTCTCCTTCTCGTTCACCTTCTCTATCACCCACGAGGAAGCGGTCTCCGCCTTTGAACAAAACATTTCCGCACTGGCGTTAGCTGCGCAGGTCATTCCGGGCCCGATTATCCACGTCACCTCGACGGTACTGAATATCTTTGCCGTACTGACCGCGTTCTTTGGGATCTACCTGGGATTTCACGAGGCAATGAAGGGGATTATTTTGAATGTCCTGGGTCGCGTCGTTAACGTCGGGAAAATTCCTTCGCGCGTGATTACGTTAGGGATCTGCGCGTTTATCGTCACCACGCTGGTGATCTGGGTTTCGTTTCGCGTCTCCGTGCTGGTGTTCTTCCAGTTGGGCAGCCCACTGTACGGCATCGTCTCTTGCCTTATCCCATTCTTCCTGATTTATAAAGTCGCTCCACTGGAAAAACTGCGCGGTCTGAAAACCTGGCTGATTTTGCTGTACGGGATCCTGCTGTGCCTGTCGCCGCTGCTGAAACTGATTGAATAG
- a CDS encoding autotransporter outer membrane beta-barrel domain-containing protein yields MMIKKCSGRREIILLASVVVCSLYINTARAWQQEYIVDTTPGYTTERYTWDSDHQPRYDDILAERIRTTQSVPGLAVNLEQASPTEATSGMSMGWNFPVSGDVTTGPVAALHYDGTTSSIYNEFGDSVISQSPDPLWHASVSTLGWRVNSQFGDLRPWAQISYNQQFGENVWKAQSGLSRMTATTQDSNWLDVTVGADMLLNQHMAAYAALSQAENTTNNTDYLYTMGVSARF; encoded by the coding sequence ATGATGATAAAAAAATGCAGTGGTCGCCGGGAAATTATTCTCCTGGCGAGCGTCGTGGTCTGTTCGCTTTACATCAACACAGCCCGTGCCTGGCAGCAAGAATATATCGTTGATACCACGCCTGGATATACGACTGAACGCTATACATGGGACAGCGATCACCAACCGCGCTATGACGACATTCTGGCTGAGCGTATCCGGACGACACAAAGTGTGCCTGGTCTGGCCGTTAATCTTGAGCAGGCGTCGCCGACGGAAGCCACCAGCGGCATGAGTATGGGCTGGAATTTTCCGGTCTCTGGCGACGTAACCACCGGGCCGGTCGCGGCGTTGCATTACGATGGCACCACCTCCTCCATTTATAACGAATTTGGCGACAGTGTGATCAGCCAATCGCCCGATCCGTTATGGCATGCCAGCGTCAGCACGCTGGGCTGGCGAGTGAATTCGCAATTTGGCGATCTGCGGCCGTGGGCGCAGATCAGCTACAACCAGCAGTTTGGCGAAAATGTCTGGAAGGCGCAGTCGGGACTCAGTCGAATGACGGCTACCACTCAGGACAGTAACTGGCTGGATGTGACCGTTGGCGCAGATATGCTACTCAATCAGCATATGGCAGCCTATGCCGCGCTCTCGCAGGCGGAAAACACCACCAACAATACCGACTACCTCTACACAATGGGGGTGAGCGCCCGGTTTTAA
- the dppF gene encoding dipeptide ABC transporter ATP-binding subunit DppF, whose amino-acid sequence MSTHEATSQQPLLQAIDLKKHYPVKKGIFSPERLVKALDGVSFTLERGKTLAVVGESGCGKSTLGRLLTMIETPTGGELYYQGQDLLKHDPHAQKLRRQKIQIVFQNPYGSLNPRKKVGQILEEPLLINTSLSKEQRREKALAMMAKVGLKTEHYDRYPHMFSGGQRQRIAIARGLMLDPDVVIADEPVSALDVSVRAQVLNLMMDLQQELGLSYVFISHDLSVVEHIADEVMVMYLGRCVEKGTKDQIFNNPRHPYTQALLSATPRLNPDERRERIKLTGELPSPLNPPPGCAFNARCRRRFGPCTQLQPQLKDYSGQLVACFAVDQDENTQKPVA is encoded by the coding sequence ATGAGTACGCATGAGGCCACCTCGCAACAACCGTTGTTGCAGGCGATCGACCTGAAAAAACACTATCCGGTGAAGAAGGGGATTTTCTCCCCGGAACGTCTGGTGAAAGCGCTCGACGGGGTATCCTTTACCCTTGAACGTGGCAAAACGCTGGCGGTGGTGGGTGAGTCCGGCTGCGGGAAATCCACGCTAGGCCGTCTGTTGACGATGATTGAAACCCCGACGGGCGGTGAGCTGTATTACCAGGGGCAGGATCTGCTTAAGCACGATCCGCATGCGCAGAAACTGCGTCGGCAGAAAATCCAGATTGTGTTCCAGAACCCATATGGTTCGTTGAACCCGCGTAAGAAAGTGGGACAGATTCTGGAAGAGCCCCTGCTGATCAACACTTCGCTCAGCAAAGAGCAGCGCCGTGAAAAAGCGTTGGCGATGATGGCGAAAGTGGGGCTGAAAACCGAGCACTACGACCGCTATCCCCATATGTTCTCCGGCGGGCAGCGCCAGCGTATTGCCATCGCCCGTGGTCTGATGTTGGATCCGGATGTGGTGATTGCTGATGAACCGGTCTCCGCTCTCGATGTTTCTGTCCGTGCGCAGGTGCTGAACCTGATGATGGATTTGCAGCAGGAACTGGGGCTGTCTTACGTCTTCATCTCTCACGACCTGTCGGTGGTTGAGCATATTGCTGATGAAGTGATGGTGATGTACTTAGGCCGTTGCGTGGAGAAAGGGACGAAGGACCAGATCTTCAACAACCCGCGCCATCCGTACACTCAGGCGTTGCTCTCCGCCACGCCGCGTCTGAATCCGGACGAGCGTCGCGAGCGCATCAAGCTGACCGGTGAGCTACCCAGCCCGCTGAATCCACCGCCAGGCTGTGCCTTCAACGCCCGCTGCCGTCGCCGCTTCGGACCCTGCACCCAGTTGCAGCCGCAGCTGAAAGACTATAGCGGTCAACTGGTCGCCTGTTTCGCGGTTGACCAGGATGAAAATACGCAGAAACCCGTAGCGTAA
- the dppB gene encoding dipeptide ABC transporter permease DppB, with translation MLQFILRRLGLVIPTFIGITLLTFAFVHMIPGDPVMIMAGERGISPERHAQLLAELGLDKPMWQQYLHYIWGVMHGDLGISLKSRLPVWDEFVPRFKATLELGVCAMIFATAVGIPVGVLAAVKRGSIFDHTAVGLALTGYSMPIFWWGMMLIMLVSVQLNLTPVSGRVSDMVFLDDSNPLTGFMLIDTAIWGEEGNFIDAVAHMILPAMVLGTIPLAVIVRMTRSSMLEVLGEDYIRTARAKGLTRMRVIIIHALRNAMLPVVTVIGLQVGTLLAGAILTETIFSWPGLGRWLIDALQRRDYPVVQGGVLLVATMIILVNLLVDLLYGVVNPRIRHKK, from the coding sequence ATGTTGCAGTTCATTCTCCGACGTTTGGGACTCGTCATCCCCACGTTTATCGGTATCACCCTTCTCACCTTTGCCTTTGTCCATATGATCCCCGGCGATCCGGTGATGATCATGGCGGGTGAGCGTGGTATCTCCCCTGAGCGTCATGCTCAACTGTTGGCTGAACTCGGTCTCGATAAGCCGATGTGGCAGCAGTACCTCCATTACATTTGGGGGGTTATGCATGGTGATTTAGGCATCTCGCTGAAAAGCCGTTTACCGGTGTGGGACGAGTTCGTGCCTCGCTTTAAAGCGACGCTGGAACTGGGTGTCTGCGCCATGATTTTCGCCACCGCCGTGGGCATTCCCGTGGGCGTTCTCGCTGCTGTTAAGCGCGGTTCTATTTTCGATCATACCGCTGTTGGCCTGGCGCTGACCGGTTACTCCATGCCTATCTTCTGGTGGGGCATGATGTTGATCATGTTGGTCTCTGTACAGCTCAACCTGACCCCTGTCTCCGGGCGCGTCAGCGATATGGTGTTCCTTGATGACTCTAACCCACTGACCGGCTTTATGCTGATAGATACGGCGATCTGGGGGGAAGAGGGGAACTTCATTGATGCCGTGGCGCATATGATCCTGCCTGCAATGGTGCTCGGTACCATCCCTCTGGCGGTAATAGTGCGTATGACCCGTTCGTCGATGCTGGAAGTACTGGGTGAAGATTACATCCGTACCGCGCGCGCCAAAGGGTTGACGCGTATGCGCGTCATCATCATTCACGCGTTGCGTAACGCCATGCTGCCGGTGGTGACCGTGATTGGTCTGCAGGTCGGTACGCTGCTGGCGGGCGCTATTCTGACCGAAACCATTTTCTCGTGGCCTGGCCTTGGGCGCTGGCTGATTGATGCGCTGCAACGTCGCGATTATCCGGTTGTACAGGGTGGGGTGTTACTGGTGGCGACGATGATTATTCTCGTCAACCTGCTGGTCGACCTGCTGTACGGCGTGGTGAACCCGCGTATTCGTCATAAGAAGTAA
- a CDS encoding L-lactate MFS transporter, with the protein MKTTSYQRTRWLTLIGTIITQFALGSVYTWSLFNGVLSEKLGEPVSQVAFSFGLLSLGLAISSSVAGKLQERFGVKRVTMASGILLGLGFFLTAHSSNLMMLWLSAGVLVGLADGAGYLLTLSNCVKWFPERKGLISAFAIGSYGLGSLGFKFIDSQLLATVGLENTFVIWGAIVLVMIVFGSTLMKDAPNQEVKTQNGVVENDYTLAQSMRKPQYWMLAVMFLTACMSGLYVIGVAKDIAQGLAHMDVASAANAVTVISIANLSGRLVLGILSDKIARIRVITLGQVVSLVGMAALLFAPLNALTFFAAIACIAFNFGGTITVFPSLVSEFFGLNNLAKNYGVIYLGFGIGSICGSIIASLFGGFYVTFCVIFALLILSLALSTTIRQPTREALEMAHA; encoded by the coding sequence ATGAAAACCACATCGTATCAGCGCACCCGTTGGTTGACCCTTATCGGTACTATTATTACGCAATTTGCCTTAGGTTCTGTGTATACCTGGAGTCTGTTTAATGGCGTGCTTTCCGAAAAGTTGGGTGAGCCTGTCAGCCAGGTGGCCTTTTCTTTCGGCCTGTTGAGCTTAGGCCTGGCGATATCCTCTTCTGTCGCCGGGAAATTGCAGGAACGATTTGGCGTGAAACGCGTCACCATGGCGTCCGGTATACTGCTCGGGCTGGGCTTCTTCCTGACCGCGCACTCCAGCAACCTGATGATGCTGTGGCTGAGCGCAGGCGTGCTGGTGGGACTGGCCGATGGCGCGGGCTACCTGTTAACACTATCTAACTGCGTGAAGTGGTTCCCGGAGCGTAAAGGGCTGATCTCTGCCTTTGCCATTGGCTCTTATGGCCTGGGAAGCCTGGGTTTTAAATTCATCGACAGCCAACTTCTGGCGACCGTCGGTCTGGAAAATACCTTTGTGATTTGGGGGGCGATTGTGCTGGTGATGATCGTCTTTGGCTCTACGCTGATGAAAGATGCACCCAATCAGGAAGTCAAAACCCAAAACGGCGTGGTGGAAAACGACTACACCCTGGCACAGTCCATGCGTAAACCGCAGTACTGGATGCTGGCGGTAATGTTCCTGACGGCGTGTATGAGCGGGTTGTATGTGATTGGCGTGGCGAAAGATATCGCTCAAGGTCTGGCGCATATGGACGTGGCTTCGGCGGCCAATGCAGTGACGGTGATTTCTATTGCTAACCTGTCTGGTCGTCTGGTGCTGGGTATCCTGTCCGACAAAATCGCCCGTATCCGTGTGATCACCCTTGGTCAGGTGGTATCTCTGGTAGGGATGGCCGCTCTGTTGTTTGCGCCGCTGAATGCGCTGACCTTCTTCGCTGCCATTGCCTGTATCGCCTTTAACTTTGGTGGGACGATCACCGTCTTCCCGTCGCTGGTCAGCGAGTTCTTCGGTCTGAACAACCTGGCGAAAAACTACGGGGTGATTTATCTGGGCTTTGGGATTGGCAGTATCTGTGGTTCGATTATCGCGTCGCTGTTCGGTGGGTTCTACGTGACCTTCTGCGTTATTTTCGCTCTGCTGATCCTCTCGCTGGCGCTCTCCACCACCATTCGTCAGCCAACACGCGAAGCGCTGGAAATGGCACACGCCTGA
- the dppD gene encoding dipeptide ABC transporter ATP-binding protein → MALLNVDKLSVHFGDVGSEFRAVDRISYSVNQGEVVGIVGESGSGKSVSSLAIMGLIDYPGRVMAENLLFNGQDLKRISEKERRNLVGAEVAMIFQDPMTSLNPCYTVGFQIMEAIKVHQGGNKKTRRQRAIDLLNQVGIPDPASRLDVYPHQLSGGMSQRVMIAMAIACRPKLLIADEPTTALDVTIQAQIIELLLELQQKENMALVLITHDLALVAEAAHKIIVMYAGQVVETGAARDIFRAPRHPYTQALLRALPEFAQDKARLASLPGVVPGKYDRPMGCLLNPRCPYATDKCRSEEPELAQLDGGRQSKCHYPLDDAGRPTL, encoded by the coding sequence ATGGCGTTATTAAATGTAGATAAATTATCGGTGCATTTCGGCGATGTGGGTTCCGAATTCCGCGCCGTAGACCGCATCAGCTACAGTGTGAATCAGGGTGAAGTGGTCGGTATTGTCGGTGAGTCAGGCTCAGGAAAATCGGTGAGTTCGCTGGCGATTATGGGGCTGATCGATTATCCGGGTCGCGTGATGGCAGAGAACCTGCTGTTTAACGGTCAGGACCTGAAGCGTATCTCTGAGAAAGAGCGACGCAACCTGGTCGGTGCCGAAGTGGCGATGATTTTCCAGGACCCGATGACCAGCCTGAATCCGTGCTATACCGTCGGTTTCCAGATTATGGAAGCGATCAAGGTACATCAGGGCGGCAACAAGAAAACCCGTCGCCAGCGGGCAATTGACCTGCTGAACCAGGTGGGGATCCCCGATCCGGCCTCGCGTCTGGATGTGTATCCGCACCAGCTTTCCGGTGGGATGAGCCAGCGTGTGATGATCGCGATGGCGATTGCCTGCCGGCCTAAGCTGTTGATTGCCGATGAACCGACGACGGCGTTGGACGTGACCATCCAGGCGCAAATCATCGAACTGCTGTTGGAACTGCAGCAGAAAGAGAACATGGCGCTGGTGCTCATCACTCATGACCTGGCGCTGGTGGCGGAAGCGGCGCACAAAATCATTGTGATGTACGCCGGTCAGGTGGTGGAAACGGGGGCGGCGCGCGATATCTTCCGCGCACCGCGTCACCCTTATACCCAGGCGTTATTACGTGCGCTGCCGGAGTTCGCTCAGGATAAAGCGCGACTGGCCTCGCTGCCAGGTGTGGTGCCGGGGAAATATGACCGCCCGATGGGCTGTCTGCTGAACCCGCGTTGCCCCTATGCGACGGACAAATGCCGCAGTGAAGAACCTGAACTGGCCCAGCTGGATGGCGGTCGCCAGTCGAAATGCCATTACCCACTCGATGATGCCGGGAGGCCCACACTATGA
- the dppC gene encoding dipeptide ABC transporter permease DppC, which translates to MSQVTENKVIAAPVPMTPMQEFWHYFKRNKGAVVGLVYVAIMILIAVFANVLAPYNPADQFRDTLLAPPAWQDGGSIAHLLGTDDVGRDILSRLMYGARLSLLVGCLVVVLSLVMGVVLGLVAGYFGGIIDNIIMRIVDIMLALPSLLLALVLVAVFGPSIGNAALALTFVALPHYVRLTRAAVLVEVNRDYVTASRVAGAGAMRQMFINIFPNCLAPLIVQASLGFSNAILDMAALGFLGMGAQPPTPEWGTMLADVLQFAQSAWWVVTFPGLAILLTVLAFNLMGDGLRDALDPKLKQ; encoded by the coding sequence ATGTCACAGGTTACTGAAAATAAAGTTATTGCTGCACCGGTGCCGATGACGCCGATGCAGGAGTTCTGGCACTATTTTAAACGCAACAAGGGCGCAGTGGTAGGACTGGTGTACGTCGCGATCATGATCCTGATTGCGGTATTTGCCAATGTCCTGGCGCCGTATAACCCGGCTGACCAGTTCCGCGATACCCTGCTGGCACCGCCTGCCTGGCAGGACGGCGGCAGCATAGCGCATCTGTTAGGCACTGACGACGTGGGTCGCGATATTCTGTCGCGCCTGATGTACGGCGCACGGTTATCACTGCTGGTGGGCTGCCTGGTAGTGGTGCTGTCACTGGTGATGGGGGTCGTGCTGGGCCTGGTTGCCGGGTACTTTGGCGGTATCATTGATAACATCATTATGCGTATCGTCGATATCATGCTGGCGCTGCCGAGCCTGCTGCTCGCGTTGGTGCTGGTGGCGGTATTCGGTCCTTCGATTGGTAACGCCGCGTTGGCGCTGACGTTCGTAGCGCTGCCGCACTATGTGCGACTGACGCGGGCCGCCGTGCTGGTTGAGGTCAATCGTGATTACGTGACCGCTTCCCGCGTGGCGGGTGCCGGCGCAATGCGCCAGATGTTTATTAACATCTTCCCGAACTGCCTTGCGCCGCTGATCGTTCAGGCGTCGCTCGGTTTCTCTAACGCCATTCTCGATATGGCCGCGCTTGGCTTCCTGGGCATGGGTGCGCAACCGCCAACACCGGAGTGGGGCACCATGCTCGCTGATGTGTTGCAGTTCGCACAAAGCGCCTGGTGGGTCGTGACCTTCCCGGGTCTGGCGATCCTGCTGACGGTGCTGGCATTTAACCTGATGGGTGACGGTCTGCGTGACGCGCTCGATCCCAAACTGAAGCAGTAA